A genomic region of Botrytis cinerea B05.10 chromosome 9, complete sequence contains the following coding sequences:
- the Bcprd9 gene encoding Bcprd9 → MQYSFIAGTLMVGAVTAFPFVATMPGVDSSLLNRNKQQQPDSTSCPFNANHVNAPGISDAYPYNGARNGLPGRGKGGYQVPARGDTDHQFIAPKPTDIRGPCPGLNAAANHNFLARDGITTYNELVDAQQNLYNVGYELANLLAVLGLTLTDGDIVTEKLSIGCDATSRTYFSPATSGSEPGLNAHNKFEADTSLTRSDHFLANGDNYSFNGTLFGMMTETTSGNYNRDGLATYRAQRYQQSLKDNPNFYFGPSSLLLFGAASFLYELMPSGTKNYAPDYDTISSFFGVEKNSDGSYSFTGEERIPDNWTNRATPYSNTDAADEIIALYSQNPVLFGGATGNGGFDLINFGCIKNGTLIATPGSLEASCLLYQLATQDIPSSLNGVFTPSISTLEFVAKKLNPSFGNLGCPIALT, encoded by the coding sequence ATGCAGTATTCTTTTATTGCAGGGACCCTTATGGTTGGAGCCGTTACAGCTTTCCCATTTGTTGCTACAATGCCGGGTGTCGACTCTAGTCTATTAAACAGAAATAAACAGCAGCAACCAGACTCTACATCTTGCCCATTCAATGCAAATCATGTCAATGCTCCGGGTATCTCAGATGCTTACCCATACAACGGTGCCAGGAATGGCCTTCCAGGTAGAGGAAAGGGAGGCTATCAGGTTCCCGCTCGTGGAGATACTgatcatcaattcatcgcTCCAAAACCGACCGATATACGTGGGCCTTGTCCAGGATTGAACGCGGCCGCCAATCACAACTTCCTTGCTCGAGATGGCATTACTACATATAATGAGCTTGTCGATGCCCAACAAAACTTGTACAACGTTGGTTATGAGTTAGCCAATCTTCTTGCTGTTCTCGGCCTTACATTAACCGATGGCGATATCGTAACCGAGAAACTGTCCATCGGGTGTGATGCCACCTCACGAACATATTTTTCACCAGCTACGAGTGGTTCAGAGCCGGGCTTGAATGCACACAACAAGTTCGAGGCTGATACATCCCTCACACGCAGTGATCACTTCCTTGCTAATGGCGATAATTACTCATTTAATGGAACACTTTTTGGAATGATGACGGAAACTACTAGTGGCAACTACAATCGTGATGGACTTGCTACATACCGAGCCCAGCGTTACCAACAATCTCTCAAGGACAACCCAAACTTCTATTTCGGCCCCTCTTCTCTGCTCCTCTTTGGTGCTGCCTCTTTCTTGTACGAGTTGATGCCATCTGGAACAAAAAATTACGCACCAGATTATGATActatttcttcatttttcgGTGTCGAGAAAAATTCAGATGGTTCATATTCTTTCACGGGCGAGGAAAGAATCCCAGACAACTGGACAAACCGTGCCACTCCATATTCCAACACCGACGCCGCAGATGAAATTATCGCTCTCTATTCGCAAAACCCAGTTTTGTTTGGTGGTGCTACTGGAAATGGTGGTTTTGATCTTATCAATTTTGGTTGCATCAAAAATGGAACATTGATTGCTACGCCTGGTTCTCTCGAGGCTTCTTGCTTGCTCTATCAGCTTGCTACACAAGATATTCCTTCTTCGTTAAATGGTGTTTTTACTCCATCAATTAGCACACTTGAATTCGTTGCGAAAAAGCTGAATCCTTCGTTTGGAAATTTAGGTTGTCCAATTGCTCTTACGTAA